One window from the genome of Thermococcus siculi encodes:
- a CDS encoding ABC transporter substrate-binding protein — MKKYLALAFVALLIGSLGGFASVSAEDFPRSETIYTANSAPPTSANPFQGGNIIGIDGLVFEPLFMLNFMTTELKPWLAEEGKWVDSTTFEVKLREGTKWQDGQPLTAEDVKFSFEYYERLGLKKIEGLKEIKVVDDRTVQFIFSGQPNIWVWRSNLYTTLIIPKHVFENLDPEKVKTMTFTGDEQKYLVGSGAYKLKEVVQQQKSILERNDDWWGVKYFPKPAAKYIIQLYISSNDQAANAFLKGDLDVATYYLDIESLKNQNPDIVSWLDRPPYFPPVVPVVLYFNTQREPMNMPAFRRAIAMAINPEQIVQQGPISDVPDQTPLGPIMQGWKDKIGAKDLIKEYGWEYGNLQKASEILDQLGIKDTDGDGIREYNGKPLELHFVTCAGCSDWIQTGEIIANQLKPLGIKVVIDKGDWTNFFMHKLNTGDFDLALHWAGTFKADPYSVYHSLMYYHNETDKGAANFGNYHNEQVNELLQKLSATPNEDEQIQYLKELTKIWLQDVPAVPIYTGTVFYEANTKYWKNWPNEKNPYGVPIFWPGFGTWGTALALLGVQPAQGPTSTSSPSGSPTTTTSGGGSTCGPAVLVGLALIPLVLYRRKR, encoded by the coding sequence ATGAAAAAGTATCTCGCCCTGGCCTTCGTGGCTCTTTTGATTGGAAGCCTTGGGGGCTTCGCCTCAGTCAGCGCAGAGGACTTTCCGAGGAGTGAAACCATCTATACCGCCAACAGCGCCCCTCCGACCAGCGCCAACCCCTTCCAGGGAGGAAACATAATAGGCATCGACGGATTGGTTTTTGAACCCCTCTTCATGCTGAACTTCATGACGACCGAGCTGAAGCCCTGGCTCGCGGAAGAAGGTAAGTGGGTTGACAGCACGACCTTTGAGGTCAAGCTCCGCGAGGGGACCAAATGGCAGGACGGACAGCCCCTCACCGCCGAGGACGTCAAGTTCTCCTTCGAGTACTACGAGAGGCTCGGCCTCAAGAAGATCGAGGGCCTCAAGGAGATAAAGGTCGTCGACGACAGGACCGTCCAGTTCATCTTCTCCGGCCAGCCCAACATCTGGGTCTGGAGGAGCAACCTCTACACCACTCTAATAATACCTAAGCACGTGTTTGAAAACCTCGACCCCGAGAAGGTTAAGACGATGACCTTCACCGGCGACGAGCAGAAGTACCTCGTCGGTTCCGGAGCCTACAAGCTCAAGGAAGTCGTCCAGCAGCAGAAGTCGATACTCGAGAGGAACGACGACTGGTGGGGGGTCAAGTACTTCCCCAAGCCGGCAGCCAAGTACATAATACAGCTCTACATAAGCTCCAACGACCAGGCCGCCAACGCCTTCCTCAAAGGCGACCTCGATGTTGCTACCTACTACCTCGACATCGAGTCCCTCAAGAACCAGAACCCGGACATCGTCAGCTGGCTCGACAGGCCGCCCTACTTCCCGCCGGTTGTCCCGGTCGTTCTCTACTTCAACACCCAGCGCGAGCCTATGAACATGCCGGCCTTCAGAAGGGCCATCGCCATGGCCATAAACCCGGAACAGATCGTCCAGCAGGGACCGATAAGTGACGTTCCAGACCAGACCCCGCTCGGTCCGATAATGCAGGGCTGGAAGGACAAGATCGGTGCCAAGGACCTCATCAAGGAGTACGGCTGGGAGTACGGAAACCTCCAGAAGGCGAGTGAGATACTCGACCAGCTTGGAATAAAGGATACCGACGGCGACGGAATCAGGGAGTACAATGGCAAGCCCCTCGAGCTCCACTTCGTCACCTGCGCAGGCTGTTCCGACTGGATACAGACCGGTGAGATAATCGCCAACCAGCTCAAGCCGCTCGGGATAAAGGTCGTCATCGACAAGGGTGACTGGACCAACTTCTTCATGCACAAGCTCAACACCGGTGACTTCGATCTGGCCCTCCACTGGGCCGGAACCTTCAAGGCCGACCCGTACAGCGTCTACCACAGCCTCATGTACTACCACAACGAGACCGACAAGGGAGCGGCCAACTTCGGCAACTACCACAACGAGCAGGTCAACGAGCTCCTCCAGAAGCTCTCCGCCACTCCGAACGAGGACGAGCAGATTCAGTACCTCAAGGAGCTGACGAAGATATGGCTCCAGGACGTACCCGCCGTCCCGATCTACACCGGAACCGTCTTCTACGAGGCCAATACCAAGTACTGGAAGAACTGGCCGAACGAGAAGAACCCCTACGGGGTGCCGATATTCTGGCCAGGCTTCGGAACCTGGGGAACGGCCCTGGCACTCTTAGGCGTCCAGCCGGCACAGGGACCGACAAGCACGAGCTCGCCCAGTGGAAGCCCGACAACAACGACCAGCGGTGGTGGAAGCACCTGTGGTCCGGCCGTTCTGGTTGGTCTGGCGTTGATACCTCTCGTCCTGTACAGGAGGAAACGCTAA
- a CDS encoding PIG-L deacetylase family protein has translation MFEEIDDFDEAFKRLLDEVLEFDISNPFEDVEKVLCIEPHPDDCAIGPGGTIKKLTDRGIEVVYLCLTDGSMGTTDESVSAHELALIRRKEEEESAKMLGVDRILWLDHRDTELEYTPEVRNEIVKIIRAEKPGAVLVPDPWLPYEAHPDHRRAGYLGVDAVAFSQLPNVARSDLYAGLKPHQVDVLGFYYTAKPNYFVDITDVMELKLRAIRAHKSQFTDEVWEKWEPFLRTVGLFYGKKAGVKYAEGLRFFPALFLHITPFAELV, from the coding sequence ATGTTCGAGGAGATAGACGACTTCGACGAGGCCTTCAAGAGACTCCTCGACGAGGTTCTTGAGTTTGATATCTCGAATCCCTTCGAGGACGTTGAAAAGGTTCTCTGCATAGAGCCTCATCCTGATGACTGTGCCATCGGTCCCGGGGGAACGATAAAGAAGCTGACAGATAGGGGAATCGAGGTTGTTTACCTCTGCCTCACCGACGGCTCGATGGGAACCACCGACGAGTCCGTTTCAGCGCACGAACTTGCCTTAATAAGGCGGAAGGAGGAGGAAGAGAGCGCCAAAATGCTCGGCGTTGATAGAATTCTCTGGCTCGACCACAGGGACACGGAGCTTGAATACACCCCGGAAGTTCGAAACGAGATCGTCAAGATAATAAGGGCCGAGAAGCCGGGAGCGGTTCTCGTCCCAGACCCGTGGCTTCCCTACGAGGCCCATCCGGACCACAGGAGGGCCGGTTACCTTGGAGTCGATGCAGTCGCCTTCTCCCAGCTCCCCAACGTGGCCAGAAGCGACCTCTACGCGGGACTGAAGCCCCACCAGGTAGATGTTCTCGGCTTCTACTACACAGCTAAGCCCAACTACTTCGTGGACATAACCGACGTCATGGAGCTAAAGCTCAGGGCCATAAGAGCACATAAGAGCCAGTTCACCGATGAAGTATGGGAGAAGTGGGAGCCGTTCCTGAGGACGGTGGGGCTGTTCTACGGAAAGAAGGCAGGAGTGAAGTACGCCGAGGGTCTGCGCTTCTTCCCGGCACTGTTCCTGCACATAACGCCCTTCGCGGAGCTAGTCTAG
- a CDS encoding ABC transporter ATP-binding protein gives MTTTRPATSSGVIRVSELLKVENLTKVFTSGLTGGYEIRAVDGISFTVKPGEIVSLVGESGSGKTTVGKLILRLLTPTSGRILFEGEDITEFDKKRLKTEYYRKVQAVFQDPFASFNPLHEIDRAFDLVFRSFLPNVGKEEREEMIDHALEGVGLNPSEVRGKFPHQLSGGQLQRILIARALLVRPKLLIADEAVSMLDASTRIDVLNLLGDFRDKYNTSVLFVTHDLALGYYISDSTIIMYRGTIVEMGDTERVFHNPLHPYTKMLLESVPDINVKWEFKGIEPEKEEGAVYQIKGCRYAPRCPLAYDKCFSVRPELVEVEKDHWVACHLYGGE, from the coding sequence ATGACCACTACGCGGCCTGCCACCTCCTCGGGGGTGATTCGAGTGAGTGAACTCCTGAAGGTCGAGAACCTCACCAAAGTGTTCACTTCAGGCCTCACAGGGGGCTATGAAATAAGGGCCGTTGACGGCATCAGCTTCACGGTGAAACCTGGGGAGATAGTTTCCCTCGTCGGGGAGAGCGGGAGCGGCAAGACCACCGTTGGAAAGCTGATACTCCGCCTCCTTACGCCCACATCCGGCAGGATACTCTTCGAGGGAGAGGACATCACGGAATTTGACAAAAAGAGACTGAAGACCGAATACTACAGAAAGGTTCAGGCAGTATTCCAGGACCCCTTCGCGAGCTTTAATCCCCTCCACGAGATAGACCGGGCCTTTGACCTCGTGTTCCGCTCTTTCCTGCCAAACGTGGGCAAGGAGGAGCGCGAAGAGATGATAGACCACGCGTTGGAGGGCGTTGGTCTGAACCCCTCTGAGGTTAGGGGTAAGTTCCCGCACCAGCTCAGCGGCGGCCAGCTTCAAAGGATACTCATTGCCAGAGCCCTCCTCGTTAGACCAAAGCTCCTCATAGCCGATGAGGCCGTCTCCATGCTCGATGCCAGCACGAGGATAGACGTTCTCAACCTTCTCGGGGACTTCAGAGACAAATACAACACCTCCGTCCTCTTCGTCACCCACGATCTCGCCCTCGGTTACTACATCAGTGATTCCACGATAATCATGTACCGCGGAACGATAGTGGAGATGGGGGACACCGAGAGGGTCTTCCACAACCCCCTCCACCCATATACCAAGATGCTCCTCGAGAGCGTCCCGGACATCAACGTGAAGTGGGAGTTTAAGGGGATAGAGCCAGAGAAGGAAGAGGGAGCCGTTTATCAGATCAAGGGGTGTAGGTACGCCCCGCGCTGTCCGCTAGCCTATGATAAGTGCTTCAGCGTCAGGCCCGAACTGGTCGAGGTTGAGAAGGATCACTGGGTCGCATGCCATCTTTACGGGGGTGAGTGA
- a CDS encoding type II toxin-antitoxin system VapC family toxin, which yields MPLPLDITFDSKALLKMHTASRKRQLEITLARFNVSLSIVTVYRYLSVRAYLKKNVERELEILRDIYTIVPLEDAIVTKGAKIEAHLLKAGKMLDLEDILTAATAIYTGSLLVTDEPEKYEPIRKFGLDTMHLDRFLNELERMVEMELD from the coding sequence ATGCCCCTGCCGCTCGATATAACCTTCGACAGCAAGGCCCTGCTGAAGATGCACACAGCCAGCAGGAAGAGGCAGCTCGAAATAACGCTGGCTAGATTCAATGTCTCCCTCTCCATCGTGACGGTCTACCGCTACCTCTCCGTCAGGGCCTACCTCAAGAAGAACGTCGAGAGAGAACTCGAGATACTCAGGGACATCTACACGATAGTGCCCTTGGAGGATGCCATAGTAACGAAGGGGGCCAAGATAGAGGCCCATCTCCTCAAGGCGGGTAAGATGCTCGACCTCGAGGACATCCTGACGGCAGCGACAGCCATATACACCGGAAGCCTTCTCGTAACCGACGAACCGGAGAAGTACGAGCCGATAAGGAAGTTCGGCCTTGACACGATGCACCTCGACAGGTTCCTCAACGAGCTGGAGAGAATGGTGGAGATGGAGCTAGACTAG
- a CDS encoding ABC transporter ATP-binding protein: protein MALLSVENLRIYYNTPVGQVKAVDGVTFEVREGEVFGIAGESGCGKSTLVHSLILRKPPMVHVGGKAIFKGRDLMTLSEEEARKIRYTELSIIPQYAMNALNPTKKIKDIVWDLAREHGYRDRDEVEKLLRERLAMVKLSPKVADMYPVELSGGMRQRATMVVSTLLNPDLLIADEVTSALDVTTQRVVIELLHHFMEEGIVKSIIFVTHDLALLDKIADRVMILYAGKMAEIGPTEEIINDPAHPYTKLLLESLPKMGIQYKKKKLHGIPGYPISLLNPPSGCRFYTRCPHVMERCKEEEPPVVKVGDDHYAACHLLGGDSSE, encoded by the coding sequence ATGGCACTGCTCAGCGTTGAGAACCTCAGGATATACTACAACACGCCCGTGGGCCAGGTCAAGGCCGTGGACGGCGTTACGTTCGAGGTTAGAGAGGGCGAAGTTTTCGGCATAGCGGGAGAGAGCGGCTGCGGTAAATCCACGCTCGTCCACTCCCTCATACTCAGAAAGCCGCCGATGGTTCACGTGGGAGGAAAGGCCATCTTCAAGGGGAGAGACCTGATGACGCTCAGCGAAGAGGAGGCGAGAAAGATACGCTACACCGAACTCTCGATAATTCCTCAGTACGCCATGAACGCCCTTAACCCCACGAAGAAGATAAAGGACATCGTCTGGGACCTCGCGAGGGAGCACGGCTACAGGGACAGGGATGAAGTAGAAAAGCTCCTCCGCGAGAGGCTGGCGATGGTGAAGCTCTCGCCCAAGGTTGCCGACATGTATCCAGTAGAACTCAGCGGTGGAATGAGGCAACGAGCGACTATGGTTGTTTCCACCCTCCTCAATCCGGACCTTCTCATAGCGGATGAAGTGACTTCAGCCCTCGATGTAACCACTCAGAGAGTCGTCATAGAGCTCCTCCACCATTTCATGGAAGAGGGCATAGTGAAGTCGATAATCTTCGTGACCCACGACCTTGCACTTCTCGACAAGATAGCCGACCGTGTCATGATACTCTACGCTGGAAAGATGGCCGAAATCGGTCCCACGGAGGAGATAATCAACGATCCAGCCCATCCCTACACGAAGCTCCTCCTGGAGTCCCTGCCCAAGATGGGCATTCAGTACAAAAAGAAGAAGCTCCACGGAATTCCCGGCTATCCAATAAGCCTGCTCAATCCGCCAAGCGGCTGTCGCTTCTACACGCGCTGTCCTCACGTCATGGAGCGGTGCAAGGAAGAGGAGCCGCCAGTGGTAAAGGTGGGGGATGACCACTACGCGGCCTGCCACCTCCTCGGGGGTGATTCGAGTGAGTGA
- the bgaS gene encoding beta-galactosidase BgaS, giving the protein MENFHWGVVQSAFQFEMGDPLRRNIDSRTDWWAWVRDPFNIKNDLVSGDLPEEGINNYELYEIDHRLAKNIGLNAYQLTIEWSRIFPCPTKGVEVEVERDSYGLIKGIKITKETLESLDGMANVHAVNHYRAVLKNLKKMGFSTFVTLNHQTLPIWVHDPLWTRSEFEGSKAKGWVDEGNIVEFVKFAAYSAWKFGDLVDYWATFDEPMVTVELGYLAPYVGWPPGILNPDAAKRVIINQMVAHARAYDAVKEFSKAPVGIILNIIPAYPYRPNDERDARAAANYDYFHNRLFLNAVNEGRVDLDLNWEEVKIKHLARNDWIGNNYYTREVVKWVEPKFEELPMVSFVGVEGYGYSGNPKSVSPDNYPTSDFGWELYPKGLYDSTMEASEYGKPVFITENGVADSKDVLRPRYITEHVEQVKRLVENGADVRGYFHWALTDNYEWAMGFKIRFGLYEVDLITKERIPRRKSVETYSRVVREGLE; this is encoded by the coding sequence ATGGAAAACTTTCACTGGGGAGTGGTTCAATCGGCCTTCCAGTTCGAGATGGGTGATCCCCTCAGGAGGAACATCGACTCCAGGACGGACTGGTGGGCCTGGGTGAGGGATCCCTTCAACATAAAGAACGACCTCGTCAGCGGTGATCTGCCGGAGGAGGGAATAAACAACTACGAACTCTACGAGATCGACCACCGCCTGGCAAAAAACATTGGTCTCAACGCCTACCAGCTCACGATAGAGTGGAGCAGGATATTTCCCTGCCCGACAAAGGGCGTTGAGGTTGAAGTGGAGAGAGACTCTTACGGACTGATAAAAGGGATAAAGATAACCAAAGAGACGCTGGAATCCCTCGACGGGATGGCAAACGTTCACGCGGTTAACCACTACCGCGCGGTTCTCAAAAACCTCAAGAAGATGGGCTTTTCCACCTTCGTTACCCTCAACCACCAGACCCTGCCCATCTGGGTCCACGATCCCCTCTGGACGAGGAGTGAGTTTGAAGGCTCAAAAGCTAAGGGCTGGGTCGATGAGGGGAACATCGTCGAGTTCGTGAAGTTCGCCGCCTATTCCGCCTGGAAGTTCGGCGACCTAGTGGATTACTGGGCCACCTTCGACGAGCCTATGGTAACGGTGGAGCTTGGCTACCTCGCCCCCTACGTCGGCTGGCCGCCGGGGATTCTTAATCCCGATGCGGCTAAGAGGGTGATAATCAACCAGATGGTTGCCCACGCGAGGGCCTACGATGCCGTGAAGGAGTTCTCGAAGGCTCCAGTTGGCATAATCCTCAACATAATCCCTGCGTATCCCTACAGGCCCAACGACGAGCGCGATGCCAGAGCTGCCGCGAACTACGACTACTTCCACAACAGACTCTTCCTCAACGCCGTCAACGAGGGTAGAGTTGACCTCGACCTGAACTGGGAAGAAGTTAAGATAAAGCACCTCGCCAGAAACGACTGGATAGGGAACAACTACTACACTAGAGAGGTCGTTAAATGGGTCGAGCCGAAGTTCGAGGAGCTCCCAATGGTCAGCTTCGTTGGAGTTGAGGGCTACGGCTACTCCGGGAACCCCAAGAGCGTTTCACCCGATAACTATCCAACCAGCGACTTCGGCTGGGAACTCTATCCCAAAGGTCTCTACGACTCAACTATGGAGGCGAGCGAATACGGAAAGCCGGTCTTCATAACGGAGAACGGCGTGGCCGATTCAAAGGACGTCTTGAGGCCAAGGTATATAACCGAGCACGTTGAGCAGGTGAAACGACTCGTCGAGAACGGCGCCGACGTCCGCGGCTACTTCCACTGGGCCTTAACGGACAACTACGAGTGGGCCATGGGCTTCAAGATACGCTTTGGCCTCTACGAGGTGGATCTGATAACCAAGGAGAGAATTCCGCGCAGGAAGAGCGTTGAGACCTACTCGAGAGTCGTGAGGGAGGGGTTGGAATGA
- a CDS encoding ABC transporter permease, translated as MARESGLYKFKLAMRNTKFRFGFGLLAFFIIFALIGPLFTPFAWDGLYYEKLPNSNMEVATYSTKTLPPMSHETLVTYLGNHVDVLHILGTDKLGKDLYAQLVYGLRTSLWIATLAAIIGTILGITIGFVAGYKGGLTDELLMMFVNIMLVIPSIVLLILVAAYLEARSPEVQALIIGLTGWPWVARAVRSQTLSLKNREFVNLARLAGLGDLRIIFEEIMPNMISYIFMVAILQFSGAILASATLDFIGLGPTTAVSLGTILQKAIAHNALQFGWWWWFIPPGLIITLIITALFFINLGMEEVFNPRLRRE; from the coding sequence ATGGCCAGGGAAAGCGGTCTCTACAAGTTCAAGCTTGCCATGAGGAACACCAAGTTCCGCTTCGGCTTTGGCCTGCTAGCGTTCTTCATCATATTCGCCTTAATCGGTCCGTTATTTACCCCATTCGCGTGGGACGGCCTCTACTACGAGAAGCTCCCCAACAGCAACATGGAGGTCGCCACCTATTCCACGAAAACCCTGCCGCCGATGAGCCACGAGACCCTTGTTACCTACCTCGGCAACCACGTCGACGTTCTCCACATACTCGGAACGGACAAGCTCGGAAAGGACCTCTACGCCCAGCTGGTCTACGGTCTGAGGACAAGCCTCTGGATAGCGACTCTCGCTGCGATAATCGGCACCATACTCGGAATTACAATAGGCTTCGTGGCCGGCTACAAGGGAGGACTCACGGACGAGCTCCTCATGATGTTCGTCAACATAATGCTCGTCATACCCTCGATAGTTCTCCTGATCCTGGTTGCCGCCTACCTCGAAGCCAGAAGTCCCGAGGTTCAGGCCCTCATAATAGGCCTCACTGGCTGGCCGTGGGTCGCCAGGGCCGTTCGCTCCCAGACGCTCTCACTCAAGAACAGGGAGTTCGTCAACCTCGCCAGGCTCGCGGGATTGGGCGACCTCAGGATAATCTTTGAGGAGATAATGCCCAACATGATATCCTACATCTTCATGGTTGCGATCTTACAGTTCAGTGGGGCGATACTGGCATCGGCAACCCTCGACTTCATCGGCCTCGGCCCCACAACGGCGGTATCGCTCGGAACCATACTCCAGAAGGCCATAGCCCACAACGCCCTTCAGTTCGGCTGGTGGTGGTGGTTCATCCCGCCCGGGCTGATAATAACGCTGATCATCACGGCGTTGTTCTTCATCAACCTCGGAATGGAGGAGGTATTCAACCCGCGCTTGAGGAGGGAGTGA
- a CDS encoding ABC transporter permease → MGFKKYLAQKTTVYLITFVFAVTLNWLLPRLMPGNPIEAMIESNLNLAPGEKEILIKFYEDLYGLNEPLWRQFVNFWVRLFHGDLGYSLLYKAPVSDLIRNALPYDIVLLLPAIALSWLVGNWLGAMAGKNRRYDRYMMPLFYFLASMPYFWFAMLLVYFIGVELGWLPYQGAYDPSLVPSLSWEFIKSFIEHWILPFLSLFVVMIGSWAIGMRNMIIYELEADYVRYLEALGASEKLMTKHAYRNAILPQVTGLALQLGLMVAGAIATEIVFNYPGVGVLLMNAALSQDYFLLQGAFLMVVISVLAANFIIDIVYAFIDPRVRSSYTEG, encoded by the coding sequence ATGGGGTTCAAGAAGTACCTCGCCCAAAAAACCACCGTTTACCTGATAACCTTCGTCTTCGCGGTCACATTGAACTGGCTCCTCCCGAGGCTGATGCCCGGAAACCCGATAGAGGCAATGATAGAGTCAAACCTCAACCTAGCCCCCGGGGAGAAGGAGATACTCATAAAGTTCTACGAGGATCTCTACGGCCTCAACGAGCCCCTCTGGAGGCAGTTTGTGAACTTCTGGGTCAGGCTCTTCCACGGGGACCTCGGATACAGCCTTCTCTACAAGGCCCCGGTGAGCGATCTAATAAGGAACGCCCTTCCCTATGACATTGTTCTCCTTCTCCCGGCCATAGCACTGAGCTGGCTTGTTGGAAACTGGCTGGGTGCGATGGCGGGCAAGAACAGGAGATACGACCGCTACATGATGCCCCTGTTCTACTTCCTCGCGAGCATGCCCTACTTCTGGTTCGCGATGCTCCTCGTCTATTTTATAGGTGTTGAACTCGGCTGGCTCCCCTATCAGGGTGCCTACGATCCATCGCTCGTTCCCTCGCTCTCGTGGGAGTTCATAAAGAGCTTCATAGAACACTGGATACTGCCCTTCCTGAGCCTCTTCGTGGTCATGATAGGGAGCTGGGCCATAGGGATGCGCAACATGATAATCTACGAACTTGAGGCAGACTACGTCCGCTATCTTGAGGCCCTTGGGGCGAGCGAGAAGCTCATGACGAAGCACGCCTACAGGAATGCTATTCTGCCCCAGGTAACAGGTCTGGCCCTCCAGCTCGGCCTAATGGTAGCAGGGGCGATAGCGACGGAGATAGTCTTCAACTACCCCGGTGTGGGAGTCCTGCTAATGAACGCCGCCCTGAGCCAGGACTACTTCCTCCTTCAGGGAGCGTTCTTAATGGTTGTCATCTCCGTCCTTGCGGCCAACTTCATCATAGACATCGTCTACGCCTTCATCGACCCGCGCGTCAGGAGCAGCTACACGGAGGGTTGA